The following are encoded together in the Equus quagga isolate Etosha38 chromosome 1, UCLA_HA_Equagga_1.0, whole genome shotgun sequence genome:
- the LOC124247479 gene encoding complement C5-like: MPPVNPLAPGLVGPGMVMDKKMRKKMKKAHKKAHRHHNCLLTLLDTVPSFKVLALSFHRYTGGHFSLTRREAARTETLALPLSGQPLTTCPGRHGAESPFSPEGSLSDWGAGEGCLCPFRRRDHSNPEGKTAGKTPEKRVLDPRKSTTNYNDGVASFVVNIPSDVTVLEFHVKTDDPEEFRRIQKNIRPATTIKQWPTKSRSQSLLSLSWTDSYKSLLMGEHLSVTVTLKSPYVDEITHYNYLVLRSFDKSDQDCGTGGGRSSAEVFYLAGLPVLTNANADDSQQDADGSFKKILRSRRDLKEEIENPGAPMSSVVFRSYDGIAQGLLHFVILGG, encoded by the exons ATGCCTCCTGTGAATCCCTTGGCTCCTGGCCTGGTAGGACCAGGAATGGTGATGGACAAGAAGATgcggaagaaaatgaagaaagctcATAAAAAGGCGCACAGACACCACAA TTGCTTATTGACACTCTTGGACACTGTTCCTAGTTTCAAAGTCCTTGCTCTGTCTTTTCACCGGTACACTGGAGGGCATTTTTCTCTGACGCGGAGAGAAGCAGCCAGAACAGAGACACTCGCTCTGCCCCTCTCCGGCCAGCCGCTCACCACCTGCCCTGGCCGCCATGGAGCCGagtctcccttctctccagaggGCAGCCTCTCAGATTGGG GTGCAGGTGAGGGGTGCCTCTGCCCATTTCGTAGGAGGGATCACAGTAACCCTGAAGGCAAAACAGCTGGCAAAACTCCGGAGAAGAGAGTTCTGGATCCAAGAAAAAGCACAACAAATTACAATGATGGAGTAGCTTCATTTGTAGTTAACATTCCCTCTGACGTGACAGTGCTGGAGTTTCAC GTCAAAACTGATGACCCAGAAGAATTCAGAAGAATCCAGAAGAATATCAGGCCAGCAACGACTATCAAGCAGTGGCCTACAAAATCACGTAGCCAAAGTCTCCTTTCCCTTAGCTGGACAGACAGTTACAAGAGTTTGCTTATGGGAGAACATCTGAGCGTAACTGTTACCCTTAAAAGTCCATATGTTGACGAGATTACACACTACAATTACTTG GTACTTCGATCTTTCGATAAAAGTGACCAGGACTGTGGAACAGGTGGTGGCAGGAGTAGTGCTGAAGTGTTCTACTTAGCGGGACTCCCTGTCCTCACCAATGCAAATGCAGATGACTCCCAGCAAGATG cagatggatcatttaagaaaattctcaGGTCCAGAAGAGACttgaaagaggaaatagaaaatccagGTGCTCCAATGTCTTCTGTTGTTTTCAGAAGTTATGATGGAATCGCCCAGGGTCTGCTACATTTTGTCATTCTAGGTGGTTGA
- the LOC124233042 gene encoding complement C5-like, translating to MVQNSDGGLNISLLAPVQKNVLQQQIQPKDLSGGRNAVSHVYLEVVSAHFSKAAKIPLCYDNGFLFIQTDKSVYNSDQSGSRRVRGCRGWKKKLYRSYQFS from the exons ATGGTTCAGAACTCAGACGGTGGTTTAAATATTAGCCTACTGGCCCCCGTTCAGAAGAACGTCTTGCAACAGCAG atacaACCAAAAGATTTATCTGGAGGACGAAATGCAGTTTCACATGTGTATTTAGAAGTTGTATCTGCTCATTTTTCAAAAGCAGCAAAAATTCCACTATGCTATGACAATGGATTTCTCTTCATTCAGACAGATAAATCTGTTTACAATTCAGATCAGTCAG GATCCAGAAGGGTCAGAGGTTGCCgtggttggaaaaaaaaattataccggAGTTATCAGTTTTCCTGA